One segment of Desulfurellaceae bacterium DNA contains the following:
- a CDS encoding immune inhibitor A, which produces MRGLLLGSAKSWAVLFLLGAWALSAQPAAAQPQPLTGWFTFIVADSPSDAGFAAEITYVLTEDSGERHELLIAIDLMQPLGGPVALNRQRVTVAGEWEPDGTDASARFRVSSIELAVSLDETSLFSHQRLTAVLSNTDAVELEPLACSVEDTLVSEEGGGQHTTIVFDNQTSEPRYVYWSDFAGQRVLHATLRPGESYTQETYAGHVWVVTDEESRCLSAYEAVAAPGKVTLCCREPLSGSQAWVTILCRFADARHVTPQPVSFYEKLMGSSYPSLGHYWNEVSDGNIPDLAGSVVVGWYNLPHPRSYYATSRPAPIVRDGGLYDYDLEKTAADCTAAADTDVFFPDFDGFTIVFNQDFAPPIGNLARGGSHFLTLDGQRRFWGVTWMPPEYQPQQHVWAHEMGHALGLQHSSGPYDETYDSYWDVMGGWSPALFSDPEYGNVAVHTIAYHKDFLGWIPADRKYVAPPDTTRTITLERLAQPGTEGYLMAEIPIGDSATDFYTVEARLFAGYDEEIPDEAVVIHKVDTTLADRLAQVVDVDNNGDPNDEGAMWTVGEIFTDWKNSLQVSVDAAWSTSYRVTINTDPATFSTCIDFLPVSSHIFGPGEDSASVQVEATSECDWSARSSTNWIRVTSGASSRGQGRVSYTVTRNPRSTARTGTLTIGGWTFRVTQAGANEVLFEDDMESGVNGWLRSSPWAQTMVSARSGIRAWTDSPGGHYQNDQITGLWSPVIDLTEVESAALTFRHRYDFASGDQGSVWVLALPQQEDGSWRTEEQLRTFTGTNPTWQQTSIDLTPFVGESVRLAFYLWSDAAQTADGWYIDDVAVFSSDFDTLPPPPPPQARLENPSPGSSQSGIGIISGWACEAGEVIIELAGTPVPAAYGTPRGDTQGVCGDSNNGFSLLVNWNNLGPGAHPVRALVDGLEVARTTVRVTTLGVEFLRDVSGTFPLADFPHPGETTVVRWNEAQQNFVITDGQPDKGGGHNRVAGLQAVLENPSLGSSQSGIGIISGWACEAQEIVIELAGTPVPAAYGTPRGDTRGVCGDSNNGFVLLVNWNNLGPGEHAIRALADGLEFARTTVRVTTLGVEFLERVSGTFPLVDFPHPGETTTLRWEEALQNFVIIP; this is translated from the coding sequence ATGAGAGGTTTACTTTTGGGGAGCGCAAAGAGCTGGGCAGTTCTGTTCCTACTCGGAGCGTGGGCGCTCTCCGCGCAGCCGGCCGCAGCCCAGCCGCAGCCCCTCACTGGCTGGTTCACCTTTATCGTCGCCGATTCCCCGTCCGATGCCGGCTTTGCCGCTGAAATCACCTATGTGTTGACCGAGGACTCGGGCGAGCGGCACGAACTGCTGATTGCTATAGACCTCATGCAGCCGCTGGGTGGCCCGGTCGCTTTGAACCGCCAGCGGGTGACGGTGGCGGGAGAGTGGGAGCCGGACGGGACTGACGCCTCGGCCCGATTCCGGGTCAGCTCCATCGAGCTGGCCGTGTCTCTGGATGAAACCTCCCTCTTCTCACACCAGCGGCTGACGGCCGTTTTGTCCAACACCGATGCCGTGGAGTTGGAGCCGCTCGCGTGCAGTGTGGAGGATACTCTTGTCTCCGAAGAAGGAGGGGGGCAGCACACCACCATCGTCTTTGACAATCAGACGAGTGAGCCTCGCTATGTCTACTGGTCGGACTTCGCTGGCCAGCGCGTCTTGCACGCGACGCTCCGACCAGGTGAAAGTTATACACAAGAAACGTATGCCGGGCATGTGTGGGTAGTAACGGATGAGGAGAGCCGCTGTCTTTCCGCGTATGAGGCTGTAGCAGCACCGGGCAAAGTCACGCTGTGCTGTAGAGAGCCGCTCTCAGGTTCCCAGGCGTGGGTAACTATTCTGTGCCGTTTTGCCGATGCCAGACATGTCACCCCGCAGCCGGTCAGCTTTTATGAGAAGCTGATGGGGTCATCCTATCCTAGCCTGGGCCATTATTGGAACGAGGTTTCAGACGGGAACATTCCCGATTTGGCCGGGAGTGTGGTGGTGGGCTGGTACAACCTGCCCCACCCAAGATCGTACTACGCTACTTCTCGACCTGCTCCCATAGTGAGAGACGGCGGCTTGTATGATTATGATCTTGAAAAAACAGCAGCCGATTGCACGGCTGCCGCAGACACAGATGTATTCTTCCCTGATTTCGATGGTTTTACGATAGTTTTTAACCAGGATTTCGCTCCCCCCATTGGGAATCTAGCCAGGGGCGGTAGTCACTTCCTGACACTGGATGGACAACGGAGATTTTGGGGTGTGACATGGATGCCTCCAGAATATCAGCCTCAGCAACACGTCTGGGCCCACGAGATGGGTCACGCCCTGGGCTTGCAGCATTCCTCGGGTCCGTATGATGAGACATACGACTCTTATTGGGACGTTATGGGTGGATGGTCGCCGGCCTTATTCTCTGATCCCGAGTATGGCAACGTAGCAGTCCATACCATCGCCTACCACAAGGACTTTCTGGGCTGGATTCCAGCCGACCGGAAGTATGTCGCCCCGCCCGACACGACCCGCACGATTACCCTCGAACGGTTAGCCCAGCCCGGTACTGAGGGCTACCTGATGGCCGAGATTCCCATCGGGGACTCGGCCACCGACTTCTACACCGTCGAGGCGCGGCTGTTTGCCGGCTACGATGAGGAAATCCCGGATGAAGCGGTGGTTATCCATAAAGTCGATACGACGTTGGCAGACCGACTGGCCCAGGTGGTGGACGTGGACAACAACGGCGACCCGAACGACGAAGGGGCGATGTGGACGGTGGGCGAGATCTTTACGGACTGGAAGAATAGCCTCCAGGTCTCCGTTGACGCAGCGTGGTCCACGAGCTACCGCGTGACCATCAACACCGACCCGGCCACATTCAGCACCTGCATCGATTTTTTGCCTGTTTCCTCACATATCTTCGGACCCGGTGAGGACAGCGCCAGCGTCCAGGTCGAGGCGACGAGTGAGTGTGACTGGTCAGCGAGGAGCAGTACCAACTGGATTCGTGTGACCTCCGGAGCGAGCAGCAGGGGGCAGGGGCGCGTCAGCTATACGGTGACGAGGAATCCTCGTTCCACTGCCCGGACCGGTACGCTGACTATCGGGGGCTGGACGTTTAGGGTGACGCAGGCCGGAGCGAATGAGGTGCTGTTTGAAGACGATATGGAGAGCGGAGTTAATGGTTGGTTGAGGAGTTCTCCATGGGCGCAGACTATGGTGTCCGCCCGAAGTGGAATCCGGGCCTGGACGGATAGTCCGGGCGGCCATTATCAGAATGATCAGATCACTGGTCTTTGGTCTCCAGTCATCGACCTGACTGAGGTCGAGTCAGCAGCCCTGACCTTTCGGCATCGGTACGACTTTGCCAGTGGCGATCAGGGCAGCGTGTGGGTCCTCGCACTACCACAGCAGGAGGATGGCTCGTGGCGGACGGAGGAACAGTTACGAACGTTCACTGGTACGAATCCGACGTGGCAGCAGACATCAATTGATTTGACTCCTTTCGTTGGAGAGTCGGTCCGCCTTGCCTTTTACCTCTGGTCCGATGCGGCTCAGACGGCCGACGGCTGGTACATCGACGACGTGGCCGTGTTCTCGTCCGATTTCGATACCCTTCCCCCACCTCCACCACCACAAGCGCGTCTGGAAAACCCGTCCCCGGGCTCGTCCCAGAGCGGCATCGGCATCATTTCGGGCTGGGCGTGTGAGGCGGGGGAGGTCATCATTGAGTTGGCTGGCACTCCAGTCCCGGCGGCCTACGGGACACCCCGGGGCGATACCCAGGGGGTGTGCGGAGACAGCAACAACGGCTTCAGCCTGCTGGTCAACTGGAATAATCTGGGACCGGGAGCGCATCCGGTGCGGGCGCTGGTCGATGGGCTGGAGGTTGCCCGCACGACGGTGCGGGTGACAACGCTCGGGGTGGAATTCTTACGGGACGTGAGCGGCACGTTTCCCCTTGCGGACTTCCCTCATCCGGGTGAGACCACTGTTGTGCGGTGGAACGAAGCCCAGCAGAACTTTGTCATCACCGATGGGCAGCCCGACAAGGGTGGGGGCCATAACCGGGTGGCCGGGCTTCAGGCCGTGTTGGAGAACCCGTCCCTGGGTTCGTCCCAGAGCGGGATTGGGATCATCTCGGGCTGGGCCTGCGAAGCGCAAGAGATTGTCATTGAGCTGGCCGGCACCCCAGTCCCGGCGGCCTACGGGACCCCCCGGGGCGATACCCGGGGGGTCTGCGGGGATAGCAACAACGGCTTTGTCCTGTTGGTGAACTGGAACAATCTGGGGCCGGGGGAGCACGCGATTCGGGCGCTGGCCGATGGGCTGGAGTTTGCCCGTACCACGGTGCGGGTGACGACGCTGGGGGTGGAATTCTTGGAGAGGGTAAGCGGCACGTTTCCCCTCGTGGACTTCCCTCACCCGGGTGAGACCACGACGCTGCGGTGGGAAGAGGCGCTCCAGAACTTCGTGATTATTCCCTGA
- a CDS encoding Rieske 2Fe-2S domain-containing protein: MATSVAPHESPNGRALTPQQRPLRDFQTYIVDQPEQGFFTIDRALFTDPDIFELEMAYIFEGSWIYVAHESQLPRPNDFFTTTMGRQPVLLMRNQAGEIGGFINTCPHRGATVCLAKRGNQKVLTCPYHGWSFNTNGGLVSVKDRDSGAYPPVFERQDHGLSRIPRLTNYRGFLFASLNPDVPELDEHLGAARTCIDMLADQAPEGLEVLRGSADYTFAGNWKLQAENGVDGYHFDVVHRSFMGVIQRRAAARNDAVKALDVQRLEAATVANGSYDLGNGHTLLWTDYPNPQVRPSYGRRDEMASRHGEPHARWMMDRLRNLLLYPNVFFMDQISTQLRVIHPLAPDKTRVSTYCIAPVGEAPEMREHRLRQYEDFFNASGVGTPDDLAAFEACQRGYEGRQVRWQQGYVRGARRLVRGPDAEAQALGLQPDSSAPDFRDETIYHGHYRQWLKLMRQGAAQTNGAGDGHGV, translated from the coding sequence ATGGCTACATCGGTTGCCCCACACGAATCCCCCAACGGGCGGGCATTGACACCCCAACAGCGCCCGCTGCGAGACTTCCAGACCTATATCGTCGATCAGCCCGAGCAGGGCTTTTTCACCATCGACCGCGCGCTGTTCACCGACCCCGACATCTTTGAGCTGGAGATGGCGTATATCTTTGAGGGCAGCTGGATCTACGTCGCCCACGAGAGCCAGCTGCCCCGGCCCAACGATTTCTTCACCACCACCATGGGCCGTCAGCCGGTCCTCCTGATGCGCAACCAGGCCGGCGAGATCGGCGGTTTCATCAATACCTGCCCGCACCGGGGGGCGACCGTGTGTCTGGCCAAGCGGGGCAATCAGAAGGTGCTGACCTGCCCCTACCACGGCTGGTCGTTCAACACCAACGGCGGCCTGGTCAGCGTCAAGGACCGCGACAGCGGCGCCTACCCACCCGTGTTCGAGCGTCAGGACCACGGCCTGTCGCGTATCCCGCGGCTGACCAATTATCGCGGGTTTCTCTTTGCCAGCCTGAACCCCGACGTGCCCGAGCTTGACGAGCATCTGGGCGCGGCCCGGACCTGCATCGACATGCTGGCCGACCAGGCTCCTGAGGGCCTGGAGGTGCTGAGGGGCAGCGCCGACTACACCTTTGCCGGCAACTGGAAGCTCCAGGCCGAAAACGGGGTGGACGGCTACCACTTTGACGTGGTCCACCGCAGCTTCATGGGCGTCATTCAGCGCCGGGCGGCCGCCCGGAACGATGCGGTCAAAGCCCTGGATGTCCAGCGGCTCGAAGCCGCGACCGTGGCCAACGGCAGCTACGACCTGGGCAATGGTCACACTCTGTTATGGACCGACTATCCCAACCCCCAGGTCCGGCCGTCCTACGGGCGCCGGGACGAGATGGCGAGCCGCCACGGCGAGCCGCACGCGCGCTGGATGATGGACCGGCTGCGCAACCTGTTGCTGTACCCCAACGTCTTCTTCATGGACCAGATCTCAACCCAGCTGCGGGTCATTCACCCCCTGGCGCCGGATAAAACCCGGGTGTCAACCTACTGTATCGCGCCGGTCGGGGAAGCGCCCGAGATGCGCGAGCACCGGCTACGTCAGTACGAGGACTTCTTCAACGCCAGCGGGGTGGGCACGCCGGACGATCTGGCCGCCTTTGAGGCCTGCCAGCGGGGCTATGAGGGCCGCCAGGTCCGCTGGCAGCAGGGCTATGTGCGGGGCGCCCGACGCCTGGTCCGCGGCCCGGACGCCGAGGCTCAAGCCTTGGGGCTTCAGCCCGACTCCAGCGCCCCCGACTTCCGGGACGAGACGATCTACCACGGCCACTACCGCCAGTGGCTCAAACTCATGCGCCAGGGCGCGGCCCAGACCAACGGCGCCGGAGACGGCCATGGTGTCTGA
- a CDS encoding nuclear transport factor 2 family protein produces the protein MVSELLPRCTDLLYEEAACLDQRRWAEWLALYTEDAEFWIPAWDDTNQPTDDPRSQLSLIYYRDRSGLEDRVWRIESGTTIASVPMPRTCHLVTNIRVTDVVDRQPRVSAHWQVNLYRTELRQAASYFGFYEYVLHPEADRLKIAKKKIIVLNDEIETVLDVYHV, from the coding sequence ATGGTGTCTGAGCTGCTACCCCGGTGTACGGACCTGTTGTACGAAGAGGCCGCGTGTCTCGACCAGCGGCGCTGGGCCGAGTGGCTGGCGCTGTATACCGAGGACGCCGAGTTCTGGATTCCGGCCTGGGACGACACCAACCAGCCGACCGACGATCCGCGCTCGCAGCTGTCGCTGATCTACTATCGGGACCGCTCGGGTCTGGAAGACCGGGTGTGGCGGATCGAGTCGGGCACGACCATCGCTTCGGTGCCCATGCCCCGGACCTGTCACCTGGTCACCAATATCCGGGTGACGGATGTCGTCGACCGCCAGCCCCGCGTCTCGGCTCACTGGCAGGTCAACCTGTACCGGACCGAGCTGCGGCAGGCGGCCAGCTATTTCGGCTTTTACGAATACGTCCTGCATCCCGAGGCGGACCGGCTCAAAATCGCCAAGAAAAAGATCATTGTCCTGAACGACGAGATTGAGACGGTGCTGGACGTGTATCATGTCTGA
- a CDS encoding MBL fold metallo-hydrolase produces MSTPHHIQGFSVGAIQIAKVLDSLEPTSPRFMYVDKRKDDFDPYLDWLQPHFVNDRKLMLLSIHAFILKTRHHTIMIDTCIGNDKRGLAFEQWNGRRAAFLQDCAAASCGPEAIDYVFCTHMHLDHTGWNTRLEDGRWVPTFPNATYLFSTDEWEHWKDAPAPEDQAVVEQNILPILEAGQVAWVDEAWSLDDEVSLLPTPGHTPGHCSVRLRSNGYQAIITGDMMVNPVQIAEPGWSQQADTDKALAIATRTRFIDTYCDTETLILGTHFNTPTGVHIVSTGQDKRIRC; encoded by the coding sequence ATGTCCACGCCACACCATATCCAAGGCTTCAGCGTCGGCGCCATCCAGATCGCAAAAGTCCTGGACAGCCTGGAGCCGACCAGCCCCCGCTTTATGTACGTCGATAAACGCAAAGACGACTTTGACCCCTACCTCGACTGGCTCCAGCCCCACTTTGTGAACGACAGGAAGCTGATGCTGCTCAGCATTCATGCCTTTATCCTCAAGACCCGTCACCACACGATCATGATTGACACGTGCATCGGCAACGACAAGCGGGGTCTGGCCTTTGAGCAGTGGAACGGTCGCCGGGCCGCGTTTCTGCAAGACTGCGCCGCAGCCAGCTGTGGCCCGGAGGCCATCGACTACGTGTTCTGCACCCACATGCACCTCGATCACACCGGCTGGAATACCCGGCTGGAGGACGGTCGCTGGGTGCCGACCTTTCCCAACGCGACCTATCTGTTCAGCACGGACGAGTGGGAGCACTGGAAGGACGCGCCCGCCCCCGAAGATCAGGCTGTGGTCGAGCAGAACATTCTACCCATTCTTGAGGCCGGCCAGGTCGCGTGGGTGGACGAGGCCTGGAGTCTGGATGACGAGGTCAGCCTGCTGCCGACCCCTGGCCACACGCCCGGCCACTGTAGTGTGCGGCTGCGCTCAAACGGCTACCAGGCGATCATCACCGGCGATATGATGGTCAACCCGGTCCAGATCGCCGAACCCGGCTGGAGTCAGCAGGCCGATACCGACAAGGCGCTGGCGATCGCCACCCGGACGCGCTTCATCGACACCTACTGCGACACGGAGACGCTCATTCTGGGCACCCATTTTAATACGCCGACCGGGGTCCACATCGTCAGCACGGGCCAGGACAAGCGGATTCGGTGTTAG
- a CDS encoding RNA-binding protein, whose translation MATKLFVGNLSFNTTPEELEAAFSQSGSVTSVNIITDKSTGRSRGFGFVEMGSGEEAQAAIENLHGQELQGRPLTVNEAKPQQPRGGRDRDRRW comes from the coding sequence ATGGCGACGAAACTCTTTGTTGGGAATCTGTCCTTTAACACCACCCCGGAGGAACTGGAAGCCGCCTTCAGTCAGTCCGGAAGTGTGACCTCGGTGAATATCATCACCGATAAGTCTACCGGTCGCTCGCGGGGCTTTGGCTTTGTTGAAATGGGCAGCGGGGAAGAAGCCCAGGCTGCGATTGAAAACCTGCACGGGCAGGAGCTGCAGGGCCGTCCTTTGACCGTCAACGAAGCCAAGCCGCAGCAGCCGCGTGGCGGCCGCGACCGCGACCGGCGCTGGTAG
- a CDS encoding GIY-YIG nuclease family protein yields MDARPGTYALLLRARSGGRIQIGRCGSLAVRPGWYVYIGSAFGPGGLRVRLRHHCRVSERPHWHIDYLRRATAPELVWYSHDPQHREHSWAESVGRLGSAQVPLPGFGASDCNCRSHLFFFPHPPRLAVFRRRVRAAVPDHARIASATLADAGTLESG; encoded by the coding sequence ATGGACGCCCGGCCCGGCACTTATGCGCTGCTGCTGCGCGCCCGATCCGGCGGGCGTATCCAAATCGGTCGGTGTGGCAGTCTGGCGGTCCGGCCCGGCTGGTATGTCTATATCGGCAGCGCCTTTGGTCCGGGCGGTCTGCGCGTCCGGCTCCGCCACCACTGCCGGGTCTCGGAACGCCCCCACTGGCACATTGACTATCTGCGCCGGGCTACCGCGCCCGAGCTGGTCTGGTACAGCCACGACCCGCAGCACCGCGAGCATAGCTGGGCGGAGAGCGTGGGACGCCTGGGCTCGGCGCAGGTCCCGCTGCCCGGTTTTGGGGCGTCTGACTGTAACTGTCGCAGCCACCTGTTCTTTTTCCCGCACCCGCCCCGCCTGGCCGTCTTTCGACGCCGGGTTCGGGCGGCCGTACCGGACCACGCCCGGATCGCCTCGGCGACCCTAGCCGACGCCGGCACACTGGAGTCCGGGTAA
- a CDS encoding CDP-alcohol phosphatidyltransferase family protein — MISAAVILLPTRYHPLTVVGGLSLLKRAIFTAQRAGAKTCYLVSAHTAEQTSALRRSLAGDLRLSSRLVWLGPQETPPDPQPGGPDAEQCLAFEVQTVFAADLARDLAEAAAPQAVWAVGQAPQDCALVVFPLPALPTALARLQTAGAELAGGDWGAAVQRFAAEGYFLAQVSRPSLAAGVEKALLLSLPNPRDGLVDAYLNRKLSRPLTRLLLRTPLTPNHITLLSCGVGLLGAACFWGGGYAWPILGGLLLQLSAVVDCVDGEVARVKFLESPLGAWLDITLDTLVHIAIFVGVGIAVWKQGGATYAPLLGGALAVGAAICFPFVTMAEKTEEQGKQQGGWENAIIQNMIEGLTSRDYSIIVLLCALVQKLSWFLWSAAIGVQVFWCILAVLLHKAGRLNWAVFSSRSLDA, encoded by the coding sequence ATGATTAGTGCCGCTGTCATTCTGTTGCCCACCCGCTATCATCCGCTGACTGTGGTCGGCGGGCTGTCCCTGCTCAAGCGGGCGATTTTCACCGCCCAACGCGCCGGCGCAAAAACCTGCTATCTGGTCTCCGCCCACACGGCCGAACAGACGAGCGCGCTGCGCCGCTCGCTGGCCGGCGACCTGCGGCTGAGCAGCCGGCTGGTGTGGCTCGGTCCGCAGGAGACGCCTCCCGACCCGCAGCCGGGCGGGCCGGACGCTGAGCAGTGTCTCGCCTTTGAGGTCCAGACCGTGTTTGCGGCCGATCTGGCCCGCGACCTGGCCGAGGCGGCGGCGCCCCAGGCTGTCTGGGCGGTGGGCCAAGCGCCACAGGACTGCGCGCTGGTCGTCTTCCCGCTGCCCGCCCTGCCCACGGCCCTGGCGCGCCTGCAAACCGCAGGCGCCGAGCTGGCTGGGGGAGACTGGGGCGCAGCGGTGCAGCGCTTTGCGGCCGAGGGCTATTTTCTGGCCCAGGTGTCTCGCCCCAGTCTGGCTGCCGGCGTTGAGAAAGCCCTGCTGCTGTCTCTGCCCAACCCCCGGGACGGTCTGGTTGATGCCTACCTCAACCGTAAGCTGTCGCGTCCCTTGACCCGTCTGCTGCTCCGTACCCCGCTGACGCCCAACCACATCACCCTGCTGTCGTGCGGGGTCGGTCTGCTGGGGGCGGCCTGCTTTTGGGGCGGGGGCTATGCCTGGCCGATTCTGGGCGGCCTGCTGTTGCAGTTGTCCGCAGTCGTAGACTGTGTTGACGGCGAGGTCGCCCGGGTGAAGTTTCTGGAGTCCCCCCTGGGAGCCTGGCTCGACATCACCCTCGATACCCTGGTCCATATCGCCATCTTTGTGGGGGTTGGCATCGCGGTCTGGAAACAGGGCGGGGCCACCTACGCGCCCCTGCTGGGCGGCGCCCTGGCTGTTGGGGCGGCGATCTGTTTTCCCTTTGTGACCATGGCCGAGAAGACCGAGGAACAGGGCAAACAGCAGGGCGGCTGGGAGAACGCGATCATCCAGAATATGATCGAGGGGCTGACCAGCCGTGACTACTCGATCATCGTCCTGCTGTGCGCCCTGGTCCAGAAACTCTCGTGGTTCCTGTGGAGCGCGGCGATTGGCGTTCAGGTGTTCTGGTGCATTCTGGCCGTCCTGCTGCACAAAGCCGGACGGCTGAACTGGGCGGTCTTCTCGTCGCGCTCGCTCGACGCCTGA
- the pyk gene encoding pyruvate kinase yields MLPLNDRKTKIVATIGPASDSPDQLQALLTAGMNVARLNFSHGSHDEHGRRIGRLRRLAETAGRPLAILQDLAGPKVRIGDFAAGPIELQAGGRFTLTSRPVVGDRDAVSVSYARLPQEVRPGDTLLLADGQIELEVRQVGGHDIRCAVVVGGTLSANKGVNCPSGLMGLPILDEQDSVDLRFGIERGVDYIGLSFVRTADDVVTAKRAIAACGSETPVIAKIETQAALGNFSKILAAADGIMIARGDLGIETPFARVPHIQKRLIREANQQAKPAITATHMLVSMVTSPRPTRAEVADVANAVLDGSDAVMLSEETAVGRYPARAVRTMADIAQETEQTLTRRLDWSIPPDRPDAEADAMAHAACDIAATLEVAALATVTVSGFTALRIAKYRPPQPIVAVTPRAETYRRLALVHGVIPILLPTATEDREALRRDARELLRGSGLAGRKVVFISFVSDASYILTTELL; encoded by the coding sequence ATGCTCCCGCTCAACGACCGCAAAACCAAGATCGTGGCCACTATCGGGCCGGCCAGCGACTCCCCGGACCAGCTCCAGGCCCTGTTGACGGCCGGAATGAACGTCGCCCGGCTCAACTTCTCCCACGGCAGCCACGATGAACATGGCCGACGGATCGGGCGTTTGCGCCGGCTGGCCGAAACCGCCGGTAGGCCGCTGGCCATTCTCCAGGATTTGGCCGGTCCCAAGGTGCGCATCGGCGACTTTGCTGCTGGCCCCATCGAGCTGCAAGCCGGCGGGCGTTTTACGCTGACCTCCCGGCCCGTTGTCGGCGACCGGGATGCGGTATCGGTCTCCTACGCCCGGCTGCCCCAGGAGGTCAGGCCCGGGGATACGCTGCTGCTGGCCGACGGCCAGATTGAGCTGGAGGTCAGACAGGTCGGCGGCCACGACATTCGGTGCGCGGTCGTGGTCGGAGGAACGCTGAGCGCCAACAAGGGAGTCAACTGCCCCTCGGGGCTGATGGGGCTGCCGATCCTCGACGAGCAGGACAGCGTCGATCTGCGCTTTGGGATTGAGCGGGGCGTCGATTATATCGGCCTGTCGTTTGTCCGCACGGCCGACGACGTGGTGACCGCCAAGCGGGCCATTGCAGCCTGTGGGAGCGAGACACCGGTGATCGCCAAAATCGAAACCCAGGCCGCGCTGGGCAATTTTTCCAAGATTCTGGCTGCAGCCGACGGCATTATGATTGCCCGCGGGGATCTGGGCATTGAGACCCCGTTTGCCCGTGTCCCCCACATCCAGAAGCGCCTGATCCGGGAGGCCAACCAGCAGGCCAAGCCGGCCATTACCGCCACCCATATGCTGGTCTCGATGGTCACCTCGCCCCGCCCTACCCGCGCCGAAGTCGCCGATGTGGCCAACGCCGTGCTGGACGGCAGCGATGCAGTCATGCTGTCCGAAGAAACCGCCGTCGGCCGCTATCCGGCCCGGGCGGTGCGCACCATGGCCGATATCGCTCAAGAGACCGAACAGACCCTCACCCGGCGGCTCGACTGGAGCATCCCCCCCGACAGACCTGATGCCGAGGCCGACGCGATGGCTCACGCCGCCTGCGATATTGCCGCCACGCTCGAGGTCGCGGCCCTGGCGACCGTCACCGTGTCCGGCTTTACCGCCCTGCGGATTGCCAAGTACCGTCCGCCGCAGCCCATTGTGGCCGTCACCCCGCGGGCGGAAACCTACCGGCGTCTGGCCCTGGTCCACGGGGTCATTCCGATCCTGCTGCCGACCGCGACTGAGGACCGTGAGGCGTTGCGGCGCGACGCTCGGGAACTCTTGCGCGGTTCCGGCTTGGCGGGCCGCAAGGTGGTGTTTATTTCCTTTGTCTCGGACGCGAGCTACATTCTGACCACCGAACTCTTATAG